Proteins from one Salaquimonas pukyongi genomic window:
- a CDS encoding L-threonylcarbamoyladenylate synthase → MPEIILANHSSDALNRAIGRLRAGGIVAVPTETVYGLAADATNGEAVAKIFAAKQRPSFNPLICHVDGMVMAQEYGRFGSVAERLANTFWPGPLTLVLPLLPDCGIHDLVTAGLDSIGLRCPRGFARQVISALGRPLAAPSANRSGRISPTSAQHVAEEFADETLLVLDAGPCETGLESTIMKIDGSKLVLLRPGAITAEEIAEVAGQAVELPDTDGKVLAPGMLQSHYAPDAQVRLECETCPKGAAWLGFGNRTAPPNACAALNLSETSNLVEAAANLYAYLKQLDASGTEVICVSPIPNEDLGIAINDRLRRAAAPRCVESSE, encoded by the coding sequence ATGCCGGAAATCATCCTTGCCAACCACAGCAGCGATGCCCTCAACCGTGCCATTGGCAGGTTGCGGGCAGGTGGCATCGTGGCAGTCCCGACGGAAACCGTTTACGGCCTTGCTGCTGACGCCACCAATGGTGAAGCCGTGGCGAAGATATTCGCCGCAAAACAGCGCCCTTCCTTCAATCCGCTGATCTGTCATGTGGATGGTATGGTGATGGCGCAGGAATATGGCCGGTTCGGCTCCGTTGCCGAGCGGCTGGCCAACACGTTCTGGCCGGGACCGTTGACCCTTGTCCTGCCGCTTCTGCCCGATTGCGGCATCCATGATCTGGTGACCGCCGGACTGGACAGCATCGGGCTTCGATGCCCGCGCGGCTTTGCAAGGCAGGTTATCTCGGCCCTCGGCAGGCCGCTGGCAGCCCCCAGCGCCAACCGGTCGGGCCGCATCTCGCCCACTTCGGCGCAGCATGTGGCAGAGGAATTTGCAGATGAAACCCTGCTGGTTCTCGATGCCGGGCCATGTGAAACCGGCCTTGAATCAACCATCATGAAAATCGATGGCAGCAAGCTCGTTCTTCTTCGGCCAGGCGCCATTACTGCCGAGGAAATTGCGGAGGTTGCAGGCCAGGCTGTGGAACTGCCCGATACAGACGGAAAGGTGCTGGCGCCGGGCATGCTGCAAAGCCATTACGCGCCTGATGCGCAGGTGAGGCTTGAATGCGAGACCTGCCCGAAGGGGGCTGCCTGGCTTGGATTTGGCAATCGGACAGCCCCGCCAAATGCGTGCGCCGCGCTCAATCTCAGCGAAACCAGCAATCTGGTGGAGGCGGCGGCCAATCTTTATGCTTATCTCAAACAGCTCGATGCCAGCGGCACGGAGGTAATCTGTGTGTCGCCCATTCCCAACGAGGATCTGGGCATTGCCATCAACGACCGTTTGCGCCGGGCGGCTGCACCCAGATGTGTGGAAAGTTCTGAATAA
- a CDS encoding FAD-binding oxidoreductase codes for MARPPEPQILARFADIVGEANTLTAGDDLTRYTHENRNIVVGKTPLVLKPANTQEVAGILKLANETKTAIVPQGGHTGHVAGAVPDESGSQIVLSLERMNTIREVDAAGNTMTVEAGVILQKIQEMADAHDRLFPLSLAAEGSCQIGGNISTNAGGTGVLAYGNTRALVLGLEVVTARGEIWNGLKKLKKDNTGYDLKDLFIGAEGTLGVVTAAVVKLYAKPKGRAAAWAGLNTPQQALDLLNMALERAGGSLTAFEFMPRIGVDAVFDHYPQVRNPLDLRHDWQVLLEVSSNRSQQEAEGELEALLAAALEAGTINDAAVSASESQRLSFWAIREIMPESQKHIGASIKHDISVAVHRIPEFIERAAPIVEAILPGARSFPFGHMGDGNIHYNVSQPAQMEAKRFLGERERIQDAVHALVLEMDGSISAEHGIGRLKRELLAKTKDPAALAMMRAIKQALDPNGIMNPGKVL; via the coding sequence ATGGCCCGCCCGCCCGAACCGCAAATACTTGCACGCTTTGCCGACATTGTCGGCGAGGCCAACACGCTTACCGCCGGGGACGACCTGACCCGCTACACCCATGAAAACCGCAACATCGTGGTAGGCAAAACACCGCTTGTTCTCAAACCGGCCAACACGCAGGAAGTTGCCGGAATCCTGAAACTGGCGAACGAAACGAAGACCGCAATCGTGCCCCAGGGCGGTCATACGGGTCATGTTGCCGGCGCCGTGCCCGATGAAAGCGGCAGCCAGATCGTGCTTTCCCTGGAACGGATGAATACCATCCGGGAGGTGGATGCGGCCGGCAATACCATGACCGTGGAGGCGGGCGTCATATTGCAGAAAATCCAGGAGATGGCCGATGCCCATGACCGGCTGTTTCCCCTGTCCCTTGCGGCGGAAGGCTCCTGCCAGATCGGCGGCAACATCTCCACCAATGCCGGGGGGACGGGCGTATTGGCCTATGGCAATACCCGGGCTCTGGTGCTCGGCCTTGAAGTGGTGACTGCCCGGGGCGAAATCTGGAACGGCTTGAAAAAGCTGAAGAAGGACAATACCGGCTATGATCTGAAAGACCTGTTCATCGGGGCCGAGGGAACGCTTGGCGTCGTTACCGCCGCCGTGGTGAAGCTTTATGCCAAACCGAAAGGCAGGGCAGCGGCCTGGGCCGGCCTTAATACCCCTCAACAGGCGCTCGACCTTCTCAACATGGCGCTTGAACGGGCGGGAGGCTCGCTGACGGCGTTCGAGTTCATGCCGCGCATCGGTGTCGATGCCGTCTTCGACCATTACCCGCAAGTCAGAAACCCGCTCGATTTGCGGCATGACTGGCAGGTGCTTCTGGAAGTTTCCTCGAACCGTTCCCAACAAGAAGCGGAAGGCGAACTGGAAGCGCTGCTTGCAGCGGCGCTCGAAGCGGGCACCATCAACGACGCGGCGGTTTCAGCCAGCGAGAGCCAGCGGCTTTCCTTCTGGGCAATCCGCGAAATCATGCCGGAATCGCAAAAGCACATCGGTGCATCCATCAAGCACGACATTTCGGTTGCCGTGCATCGCATTCCCGAATTCATCGAGCGTGCAGCACCCATCGTCGAAGCTATCCTGCCCGGCGCACGGTCCTTTCCCTTCGGCCATATGGGAGATGGCAACATCCACTACAATGTGAGCCAGCCGGCGCAGATGGAAGCGAAACGTTTCCTTGGCGAACGTGAGCGCATTCAGGATGCCGTTCACGCACTGGTGCTGGAGATGGATGGTTCGATCTCCGCCGAGCACGGCATCGGGCGCTTGAAGCGCGAATTGCTGGCAAAGACCAAGGACCCGGCAGCGCTTGCCATGATGCGCGCCATCAAACAAGCGCTCGACCCCAATGGCATCATGAACCCCGGCAAAGTTTTGTAG
- a CDS encoding DUF6101 family protein yields MVNKAAAAACAANEKQWAEKQSDFFRLDPYAIPDRIAFSHNEIHYTLDRTGVSVKMNMPQSGLPLSFALPARSFKGVAARCAEHEDGSRTVTLELHHHDPALCIPVLVAGDFDDVAADWHSWSRLMKLPMLMIGSDGMAQPVRNELGAVMVEDPIARRKRITAIKHRPWFLRRRKMTVVGEVTRLSAAEIIARN; encoded by the coding sequence ATGGTCAACAAGGCCGCCGCTGCAGCATGCGCTGCCAACGAGAAGCAATGGGCTGAAAAACAATCGGATTTTTTCCGCCTGGACCCTTACGCGATCCCCGACCGGATCGCATTTTCCCACAATGAAATTCACTACACGCTGGACCGTACCGGCGTATCGGTGAAAATGAACATGCCGCAATCGGGCCTGCCGCTTTCCTTTGCGCTGCCGGCACGCTCTTTCAAGGGCGTTGCTGCACGCTGCGCAGAGCATGAAGACGGCAGCCGCACGGTAACGCTGGAGTTGCACCATCACGACCCGGCATTGTGCATTCCGGTACTGGTTGCCGGCGATTTCGACGACGTTGCCGCCGACTGGCATTCCTGGAGCCGTCTGATGAAACTGCCAATGCTGATGATCGGCAGCGACGGCATGGCCCAGCCGGTCAGGAACGAACTTGGCGCCGTCATGGTTGAAGATCCGATCGCTCGCCGCAAGCGGATCACCGCCATCAAGCACCGGCCCTGGTTTCTGCGCCGCCGCAAGATGACCGTTGTCGGCGAGGTTACACGGCTGAGCGCTGCGGAGATCATCGCACGCAACTGA
- a CDS encoding YtoQ family protein, translating into MKTWNLYLSGEIHTNWREEIAAGCRKAGLPVEITAPVTHHEASDDCGVAILGAEDNKFWHDHKGAQMNAIRTRTLIADADVVVVRFGEKYKQWNAAFDAGYAAALGKPFIVVHQDEHAHALKEVDAAALAVAKTSEQVVEILRYVIKGELAGYTDGAKAAE; encoded by the coding sequence ATGAAAACCTGGAACCTCTATCTTTCCGGCGAAATTCACACCAACTGGCGCGAAGAAATCGCTGCCGGTTGCAGGAAGGCCGGCCTGCCGGTTGAAATCACCGCGCCGGTTACCCATCACGAGGCGTCGGATGATTGTGGCGTCGCCATCCTCGGTGCGGAGGACAACAAGTTCTGGCACGACCACAAGGGCGCGCAGATGAACGCCATCAGAACCCGCACCCTGATCGCCGATGCCGATGTGGTCGTCGTGCGTTTCGGTGAGAAATACAAGCAGTGGAATGCAGCCTTCGATGCCGGCTATGCCGCCGCGCTCGGCAAGCCGTTTATCGTCGTTCATCAGGACGAGCATGCCCATGCGCTGAAGGAAGTCGATGCCGCTGCGCTTGCCGTCGCCAAAACGTCGGAGCAGGTGGTTGAAATCCTGCGCTATGTCATCAAGGGTGAACTGGCCGGCTACACAGATGGTGCCAAGGCTGCCGAATAG
- the glyS gene encoding glycine--tRNA ligase subunit beta has protein sequence MPDLLLELFSEEVPARMQRKAAGDLKKLVTDALVDAGLTYEGAKEYWTPRRLALDVRGVSARSADIREERKGPRTDAPEKAIAGFLRGAGLESIDQAEVKSDPRKGDFYVAAIEKPGRDAQDIIADAMPAIIRDFPWPKSMRWGKASREPGSLKWVRPLHSILCTFGPETEEPEVIDFEVSGIAAGNETRGHRFLSPDTITVKRFEDYVSKLEKAHVILDAERRKEIILQDARNLAFAQGYELVEDNSLLEEVANLVEWPTVLMGEFDEAFLDIPPEVVQLTIRENQKCFVMKTPHPEPVEKEGAGNADDKKAPPLRRAQDEASLAPRFLLVSNIIPSDGGAEVARGNGKVVAARLADARFFWEADLQRTAKKDGFDEWVKALDNVTFHARLGSQGYRKERIVCLAEGLARHFGYDVQNAKRAAELSKADLQSAMVFEFPEVQGKMGRRYAERAGEDASVALAIEEHYKPLGPTDDVPTDPVSVTVALADKIDLLVCFWWMDEKPTGSKDPYALRRAALGVIRLILHNGLRIPLRGVFIDHENYVMASAFFQKVADRDELLKQIESRGFQEKDLDRIREAYPLNVQSTPIGFGTEHESINDLLSFFHDRLKVFLKDEGVRHDVIDAVLADGNKAAEEAAGADAPRPRSGGEATRVSANNDDLLIVTLKARALQKLVETDDGENLIQGYKRAANILAAEEKKGTKIAETVNSERFETDEERALLETLEDVEMLATNAIEAENFEEAMSRLASLRAPIDAFFETVHVNAEDEAIRANRLALLARIRAATATVADLSRIGG, from the coding sequence ATGCCCGATCTTCTGCTCGAATTGTTCAGCGAAGAGGTGCCTGCCCGCATGCAGCGGAAAGCCGCCGGTGATCTGAAAAAGCTGGTCACCGATGCACTGGTCGATGCAGGGCTGACTTATGAGGGGGCGAAGGAATACTGGACACCGCGCCGTCTGGCGCTGGATGTGCGCGGCGTCTCAGCCCGCTCAGCCGATATTCGCGAGGAACGCAAGGGACCGCGCACCGATGCGCCGGAAAAGGCAATTGCCGGTTTTCTGCGTGGTGCCGGACTGGAAAGCATCGATCAGGCCGAGGTCAAATCCGACCCCAGGAAGGGCGATTTTTACGTCGCGGCGATCGAAAAGCCGGGCAGGGATGCACAGGACATCATCGCCGATGCGATGCCCGCCATCATCCGTGACTTTCCCTGGCCGAAATCCATGCGCTGGGGAAAGGCAAGCAGGGAGCCCGGCTCGCTCAAATGGGTGCGCCCGCTGCATTCGATCCTGTGCACCTTTGGGCCGGAAACCGAGGAGCCGGAGGTTATCGACTTCGAGGTTTCGGGCATTGCCGCCGGAAACGAAACCCGCGGCCATCGCTTTCTTTCGCCTGATACCATCACCGTAAAGCGGTTCGAGGACTATGTATCGAAGCTTGAAAAGGCGCATGTCATTCTCGATGCCGAACGGCGCAAGGAAATCATTTTACAGGATGCCAGGAACCTCGCCTTCGCCCAGGGCTATGAACTGGTGGAGGACAATAGCCTGCTGGAAGAAGTCGCCAATCTGGTTGAATGGCCGACCGTTCTGATGGGCGAATTCGACGAGGCGTTTCTCGACATTCCGCCGGAAGTCGTTCAACTGACCATCCGCGAAAACCAGAAGTGTTTCGTGATGAAAACCCCTCATCCCGAGCCCGTCGAAAAAGAGGGGGCGGGTAACGCGGATGATAAGAAAGCCCCGCCCCTTCGACGGGCTCAGGATGAAGCCTCCCTTGCCCCCCGCTTCCTGCTGGTTTCCAACATCATTCCTTCCGACGGTGGCGCGGAGGTGGCGCGCGGCAATGGCAAGGTGGTTGCGGCCAGACTGGCCGATGCGCGTTTCTTCTGGGAGGCCGATCTTCAGAGAACGGCGAAGAAGGACGGGTTTGATGAATGGGTAAAGGCACTCGACAACGTCACCTTCCACGCCAGGCTCGGTTCCCAGGGTTACAGAAAAGAGCGAATAGTGTGCCTCGCAGAGGGTTTAGCCCGGCATTTTGGATATGACGTGCAGAACGCCAAACGCGCAGCCGAACTTTCTAAAGCCGATCTGCAATCGGCGATGGTATTCGAATTTCCCGAAGTGCAGGGCAAGATGGGCCGCCGTTATGCCGAGCGGGCCGGCGAGGATGCCTCCGTCGCCCTGGCAATCGAGGAACACTACAAGCCGCTTGGCCCCACCGATGATGTGCCGACCGATCCGGTTTCGGTGACCGTAGCATTGGCCGACAAAATTGATCTGCTTGTCTGTTTTTGGTGGATGGATGAAAAGCCTACAGGATCAAAAGACCCTTATGCTTTAAGAAGGGCAGCGTTGGGCGTCATCAGATTGATCCTCCACAATGGGCTCAGGATTCCACTGAGGGGAGTGTTCATTGATCACGAGAACTACGTGATGGCTTCCGCCTTCTTTCAAAAAGTCGCTGATAGGGATGAGTTGCTAAAGCAAATCGAAAGCAGAGGATTTCAAGAGAAAGATCTAGATCGAATTCGAGAAGCTTATCCGCTAAATGTACAGTCAACTCCTATTGGTTTTGGAACAGAACACGAGAGCATCAACGACCTCCTCTCCTTCTTCCATGACCGGCTCAAGGTGTTCCTGAAAGACGAGGGCGTGCGCCATGATGTGATCGATGCAGTGCTGGCGGATGGCAACAAAGCCGCCGAAGAGGCGGCCGGCGCGGACGCGCCGCGCCCGCGCAGCGGTGGCGAAGCCACTCGCGTTAGCGCTAACAACGACGACCTGCTGATCGTCACGCTCAAGGCCCGCGCTCTGCAAAAGCTCGTTGAAACCGACGATGGCGAAAACCTGATCCAGGGCTACAAGCGTGCCGCCAACATTCTGGCCGCGGAGGAAAAGAAGGGCACGAAGATCGCTGAAACCGTCAATTCCGAACGGTTCGAGACCGACGAGGAACGCGCCCTGTTGGAGACGCTGGAAGATGTCGAGATGCTCGCAACCAATGCCATCGAAGCGGAGAATTTCGAGGAGGCGATGAGCCGGCTGGCCAGCCTTCGCGCGCCCATCGATGCCTTTTTTGAAACCGTGCACGTCAATGCCGAGGACGAGGCCATCCGCGCCAACCGGCTGGCCCTGCTTGCCCGCATCCGCGCCGCAACGGCTACCGTTGCCGATCTCAGCCGGATCGGCGGGTAA
- the purD gene encoding phosphoribosylamine--glycine ligase, with translation MDILLIGSGGREHALAWKLTQSLHCDELYCAPGNAGIADVAACVSLDIMDNGAVVDFCREKEIDFVVVGPEQPLVNGLVDALDAAGIPAFGPTQAAAQLEGSKAFTKELCAQYDIPTAAFARFNNAPKAKMHVRQQMSVGGAPIVIKADGLAAGKGVVVAHSVEEACEAVDACFEGAFGEAGAEVVVEEFLEGEEASLFAICDGQTAMLFGTAQDHKRVGEGDTGPNTGGMGAYSPAPVLTQELIDEVMTEIIVPTLAGMHARGHPFRGVLYAGLMLTAEGPSLIEYNTRFGDPECQVLMPRLKSDLVELMLASAQGSLLELPEAEWDTRTALTVVIASRGYPGSYEKNTVIAGVEDAEKAGALVFHAGTSHKDGKLLATGGRVLNVTGFGGSVGEAQKAAYDGVAKIRWENGFTRSDIGWRAIEREKAGG, from the coding sequence ATGGACATTCTTCTCATCGGTTCTGGCGGCCGCGAGCATGCGCTGGCCTGGAAACTGACCCAGTCGCTGCATTGCGACGAGCTCTATTGTGCGCCGGGCAATGCCGGCATCGCCGATGTTGCGGCCTGCGTTTCCCTTGACATCATGGACAATGGCGCTGTCGTTGATTTCTGCCGGGAGAAGGAAATCGATTTCGTCGTGGTCGGGCCGGAACAACCGCTTGTCAACGGACTGGTCGATGCGCTTGATGCAGCCGGCATTCCTGCCTTCGGCCCGACTCAGGCCGCCGCGCAGCTGGAAGGCTCAAAAGCCTTCACCAAGGAGCTTTGTGCGCAGTACGACATTCCCACTGCTGCCTTTGCGCGTTTCAACAACGCCCCGAAGGCCAAAATGCATGTACGCCAGCAAATGAGTGTTGGGGGCGCACCCATTGTCATCAAGGCGGACGGCCTTGCCGCGGGCAAGGGCGTTGTGGTCGCACATAGTGTCGAGGAAGCCTGCGAGGCGGTCGATGCCTGTTTTGAAGGCGCATTCGGCGAGGCCGGCGCCGAAGTGGTCGTGGAGGAGTTTCTCGAAGGGGAAGAAGCCAGTCTTTTTGCCATTTGCGACGGGCAGACCGCCATGCTGTTCGGCACCGCGCAAGACCACAAACGCGTTGGCGAGGGGGATACCGGTCCCAATACCGGCGGCATGGGCGCCTATTCTCCCGCACCTGTGCTGACCCAGGAACTGATCGATGAGGTCATGACGGAGATCATCGTTCCGACCCTTGCCGGCATGCACGCCAGGGGACATCCCTTTCGCGGCGTTCTTTATGCCGGGCTCATGCTGACGGCCGAGGGACCAAGCCTGATCGAATACAATACCCGCTTTGGCGATCCCGAATGCCAGGTGCTGATGCCGCGGCTGAAATCCGATCTGGTGGAACTGATGCTGGCCTCTGCACAGGGCAGCCTGCTGGAACTGCCGGAAGCTGAATGGGACACACGTACCGCACTGACCGTTGTCATCGCTTCAAGGGGTTATCCGGGAAGCTATGAAAAGAACACGGTGATTGCGGGTGTCGAAGATGCCGAGAAAGCCGGGGCGCTGGTCTTCCATGCCGGCACCTCACACAAAGACGGCAAACTGCTTGCCACCGGCGGGCGGGTGTTGAATGTCACCGGTTTCGGTGGCAGCGTTGGAGAGGCGCAAAAGGCCGCCTATGACGGGGTTGCGAAAATCCGCTGGGAAAACGGCTTTACCCGCTCCGACATCGGCTGGCGGGCCATTGAGCGTGAGAAAGCCGGCGGCTGA
- a CDS encoding ankyrin repeat domain-containing protein, which yields MKPVTLLLAFVLAAGLSMPSSAQVPPTPGQAAAYDGILHAAHEGDLEALQTAISKGELERADGYGRTAVHIAAHASHEDVIAALAKAGADMNRLENDAYDAVTIAAVANDTDMLKAALEAGNKATNITSRYVGTALIAAAHLGHHEVVHILIEAGAPLDHVNNLGWTAVIESIVLGDGGENHVKTLRHLVDAGADIMIADGSGRLPIDLARARGYEEMIAILER from the coding sequence ATGAAACCGGTTACCCTATTGCTTGCCTTCGTCCTTGCTGCTGGCCTGTCCATGCCATCATCAGCACAGGTTCCACCCACACCCGGGCAGGCTGCCGCCTATGACGGCATCCTTCACGCTGCTCACGAAGGAGACCTTGAAGCGCTTCAGACCGCCATTTCAAAGGGCGAGTTGGAACGCGCTGACGGATATGGCCGTACCGCCGTGCACATTGCGGCTCATGCGTCGCATGAGGACGTGATCGCAGCGCTGGCAAAGGCCGGCGCCGACATGAACCGGCTGGAAAACGATGCTTATGACGCCGTAACCATCGCCGCCGTCGCCAACGATACCGACATGCTGAAAGCAGCCCTTGAAGCCGGCAACAAAGCAACCAACATCACCAGCCGTTATGTGGGAACAGCACTGATCGCGGCGGCCCATCTTGGCCATCACGAGGTGGTCCACATCCTGATCGAGGCTGGTGCACCGCTCGATCATGTCAACAATCTTGGCTGGACGGCCGTGATCGAATCCATCGTGCTGGGCGATGGCGGCGAAAACCACGTTAAAACCCTGCGCCATCTGGTCGATGCAGGCGCCGACATCATGATTGCAGATGGCAGCGGCCGCTTGCCCATCGATCTGGCACGGGCACGCGGCTATGAGGAAATGATCGCAATTTTGGAACGATAG
- the ubiA gene encoding 4-hydroxybenzoate octaprenyltransferase: MVGGRQTDAMNDTDKMVADALRGSWVHRLLPQSLWPYAQLARWERPIGWKLLMWPCWWAATMAFAMQGMPHGNLLENFRYVAGETILPFYLALFFLGAFVMRGAGCTYNDLVDEDIDAKVARTRSRPLPSGRVTKKQAIVFLVLQLLAGLVILLQFNWTTVVTGLISVVTILVYPFMKRITWWPQLFLGFAFSWGALVGWTAIMDAMNWPAIILYTGCICWVIAYDTMYACQDIEDDALVGVKSTARLFAENTKLAVSALYAAALGLFALAFWLTAMPWPAWLGLAGGATHMIWQIRTLDIHDPANCLVRFKSNSGFGWIIFAGLFVSAVLHF; the protein is encoded by the coding sequence ATGGTCGGCGGGCGGCAAACAGACGCAATGAACGACACCGACAAAATGGTCGCCGATGCGCTGCGCGGAAGCTGGGTTCACCGACTGCTGCCGCAGTCGTTGTGGCCTTATGCGCAACTGGCCCGCTGGGAGCGCCCGATCGGCTGGAAACTGCTGATGTGGCCATGCTGGTGGGCGGCAACCATGGCCTTTGCCATGCAGGGCATGCCCCACGGTAACCTGCTGGAGAATTTCCGCTATGTTGCCGGCGAAACCATTCTTCCCTTTTATCTTGCCCTGTTCTTTCTTGGTGCGTTCGTCATGCGCGGGGCCGGGTGTACCTATAACGATTTGGTGGACGAAGACATCGATGCAAAGGTCGCGCGCACCCGTTCACGGCCCTTACCTTCTGGTCGGGTAACCAAAAAACAGGCGATTGTTTTTCTGGTACTGCAATTGCTGGCGGGCCTTGTAATCCTGCTTCAGTTCAACTGGACGACCGTGGTAACGGGCCTCATCTCGGTCGTTACCATTCTTGTCTATCCTTTCATGAAACGCATCACCTGGTGGCCCCAGCTTTTCCTCGGTTTTGCCTTCTCCTGGGGGGCGCTGGTCGGCTGGACGGCGATCATGGACGCGATGAACTGGCCAGCCATCATCCTCTACACGGGCTGCATCTGCTGGGTGATCGCCTATGACACGATGTACGCCTGTCAGGACATTGAGGACGATGCGCTGGTCGGCGTCAAATCCACCGCAAGGCTGTTCGCCGAAAACACAAAACTGGCGGTATCGGCCCTTTATGCGGCAGCGTTGGGCCTGTTTGCGCTGGCCTTCTGGCTTACAGCCATGCCTTGGCCGGCATGGCTTGGTCTTGCCGGTGGTGCAACACACATGATCTGGCAGATACGCACGCTCGACATACACGATCCCGCCAACTGTCTTGTTCGTTTCAAATCAAACAGCGGCTTTGGCTGGATCATCTTTGCCGGACTGTTTGTGTCGGCCGTGCTGCATTTTTAG